The following proteins are encoded in a genomic region of Nicotiana sylvestris chromosome 4, ASM39365v2, whole genome shotgun sequence:
- the LOC104213384 gene encoding uncharacterized protein: protein MVLMKILNEAHVPEKIIVNHLENLASKIFEVNRITFSDDKLPMEGTEHNRALYLTVKCEDSVVSRVLVDNGSSVNIFPLSTLQKLKIDTERIHMNSVCVRGFDGGDKDSVGDIMLELSIGPVEFTMAFQVLDVAVSYNLLLGRTWIHAAKAVPSSLQQMVKFEWDRQEIVVRGDDDLLACNDTIVLFIEVEDDKGPWVYQTFEIVSIEKILEGECIPHPKLSSASVMVANEMLKNGFMPGKALGSSLQGIVHPVCPSGNPGTFSLRFMLTENDVKRVKNLKQKPRLKSQSNSEIIIQEVEYDDEIEYDKEAAFEEISKELKQFEEKPKPNLSETEVINLGGQDNVRKTKIIVHLEPQVKEEIIKTLFEYKDVFEWSYDDMPGLITDLVVHKLPTDQAFPPVKQKLRKFKTGMSVKIKEEITKQLGAKVIQEIEVYVDDMIIKSKKQSDHVKDLRKFFQRLRRYNLKFNPAKCAFGVPSGKLLGFVVSRCCIELDPSKIKSIQELPPPKNKNEVMNLLGRLNYISRFIAQLTTTCEPIFKLLKKSAAVKWIDECQKAFDKIKRFLSNPPVLVLPEPGRPLILYLTVLDNSFGCVLEIMCVDEVDRDENTGWKLFFDRAANMKGVRIGAALISETGQHYPVIAQLRFYCTNNMAEYEACIMGLRSVEFIHVPRINNEITDALDTLSSMLHHPDKAYVDPMHIQVRDQHAYCNVVEEEIDGKHWFHDIKEYIKSGEYPVHSTSDQKRTIQYLASGFFLSGGILYKRTPDLGLLRCIDAKEASTIMAEVQFGVHSNLIHSPPSELHTMSAPCPFVAWGMDVIGPIEPATSNGHRFILVAIDYFTKWVEAVTFKSVTKKAVVEFDHSNIIYRFGIPKVIITDNAANLNIHLMKEVEKLPFALLGYRTTVLTSVGATSYLLVYETEAVIPAKVEIPSLRIIAEAEIDNDECVKTRLKQLSLIDEKRLAAVCHGQLYQK, encoded by the exons ATGGTCctgatgaagattttgaatgaggcacatgttcctgaaaaaatcatAGTGAACCACTTGGAAAATTTAGCTagcaagatctttgaagtaaatAGGATCACTTTCTCAGATGATAAACTTCctatggagggtacagaacacaaccgagctctttatctcacggtgaagtgtgaagattctGTTGTCTCAAGGGTTTTAGTTGACAATGGCTCTAGTGTGAATATTTTCCCACTGTCTACTTTGCAAAAATTGAAGATCGACACCGAAAGAATCCACATGAACAGTGTCTGTGTTCGAGGCTTTGATGGGGGAGATAAAGACTCTGTTGGAGATATAATGCTCGAATTGtcgatagggccagttgagttcaccaTGGCATtccaagtgttagacgtggctgTCTCCTACAATCTGTTATTGGGCAGGACCTGGATACATGCTGCTAAGGCAGTCCCGTCTTCTCTGCAACAaatggtgaagttcgaatgggacaggcaggaaatagttgtgcgCGGTGATGATGACTTATTAGCTTGTAATGACACAATTGTTTTGTTTATTGAagttgaagatgataagggaccttggGTCTATCAAACTTTTGAAATAGTGTCCATTGAGAAAATTCTTGAAGGAGAATGCATTCCGCATCCTAAGCTATCCTCCGCATCTGTCATGGTAgcgaatgaaatgttgaagaatggttttatgCCGGGTAAGGCTCTGGGCTCATCTCTGCAGGGTATTGTGCATCCAGTATGCCCCAGTGGGAATCCGGGTACATTTAGTTTAAGATTCATGCTCACAGAGAATGAcgtgaaaagggttaaaaatctAAAACAGAAG CCGAgacttaaaagccaatctaattcagaaataataatccaagaagtagaatatgatgatgaaatagaatatgataAAGAGGCAGCATttgaggaaatcagtaaagagctaaaacaatttgaagaaaaaccaaagcctaatCTTAGTGAAACAGAAGTAATCAATTTAGGGGGCCAAGATAATGTTAGGAAAACCAAGATAATTGTGCATCTAGAACCGCAAGTCAAGGAGGAAATAATCAAAACATtatttgagtacaaagatgtctttgaatggtcatatgatgatatgccgggccTGATCACTGATCtagtagttcataaattgccaactgatcAAGCATTCCCTCCTGttaagcaaaagctaaggaagttcaagactggcatgagtgtgaagatcaaagaagaaatcacaaagcaacTTGgtgcaaaggtcattcag gagattgaggtttatgtagatgatatgatcataaagtcaaagaagcagtctgaccatgtcaaggatttgaggaagtttttccaaaggctccgcaggtacaacctcaagttCAATCcagcgaaatgtgcatttggtgtccccTCTGGGAAATTGCTGGGATTCGTGGTTAGTAGATGCTGTATTGAgttggatccatcaaagatcaaatccatccaagagttaccaccgccaaagaacaaaaatgagGTGATGAATTTgcttggaaggttaaattacatcagcaggttcattgctcagctcacgacaacctgtgaacCCATATTTAAGCTGTTGAAGAAGAGTGCTGCAGTCAAgtggattgacgagtgtcaaaaagcatttgataagattaagaggttcttatcaaacccacctgtgctggtccTACCAGAGCCTGgaagacctttaattctctatttgacagtcttggataattcttttggatgtgtattgg aaatcaTGTGTGTTGACGAGGTTGACCGTGATGAAAATacaggttggaaactcttctttgatagagctgctaacatgaaaggtgtcagAATAGGGGCTGcactcatctctgaaacagggcaacactaccctgtaatagcccaacttcgattttattgcaccaacaacatggctgagtacgaagcatgtattatgggtttgag GTCAGTAGAATTTATACATGTTCCCAGGATTAATAATGAGATTACCGATGCTTTGGATACTCTGTCatcgatgttacatcatccggacaaggcttatgttgaccccaTGCATATCcaagttcgtgatcaacatgcttattgtaatgtggttgaagaggaaatcgatggaaaacattggttccatgatatcaaggaatacataaAGTCAGGGGAATATCCAGTACATTCcacaagtgatcaaaagagaaccatccagtatctggctagtggatttttcttgagtgggggaatcttgtacaagaggactccagATTTGGGACtgctgaggtgcatagatgctaaagaGGCTTCAACTATCATGGCCGAAGTACAATttgga GTACACAGtaatttgattcattctcccccatctgagttacacacaatgtctgcaccttgtccatttgttgcttggggcatggatgtcattggaccaatagAGCCGGCAACATCGAAcggacataggtttattctggtggccattgattactttaccaagtgggtcgaagccgtaactttcaagtccgtgaccaagaaggcagttgTGGAGTTTgatcattcaaatatcatttatcggttcggaattcccaaggtgatcatcacagacaatgctgctaatctcaacattcatttgatgaaagag GTTGAGAAGTTGCCTTTTGCcttactgggttatcgcactactgttctcACTTCAGTGGGTGCAACTTCTTATTTGCTGGTATATGAAACTGAGGCAGTTATACCTGCAAAGGTtgagattccatcccttcggatcatTGCAGAAGCTGAAATTGATAATGATGAGTGTGTCAAAACCAGGCTaaagcagttgagtttgattgatgagaaaagattggctgcagtatgtcatggtcaattgtatcaaaaGTGA